The Acetomicrobium flavidum genome window below encodes:
- a CDS encoding sodium:proton antiporter — protein sequence MIDNLPMIVVGALFVIGLYGIMFKRNIIKIAIAVSVVESSTNLFLIVLGYRTGGSIPVYTLAGEFKKMVLPTPQALTLTAIVIGLATTALLLSLIMLLYKHYKTLDVYEIRRLRG from the coding sequence ATGATTGACAACTTGCCCATGATCGTAGTCGGTGCTCTATTTGTCATAGGACTTTACGGAATCATGTTCAAACGCAATATTATAAAAATAGCGATTGCAGTGAGCGTAGTTGAATCTTCCACGAATCTTTTCCTGATAGTGTTGGGCTACAGGACCGGAGGGTCTATTCCGGTATATACCCTGGCTGGAGAGTTCAAGAAAATGGTCTTGCCCACCCCACAGGCTTTGACGCTTACGGCTATCGTTATTGGGTTGGCTACCACAGCTCTACTGTTGTCCTTGATAATGCTTCTATATAAACACTATAAAACTTTGGATGTCTACGAGATAAGGAGGCTAAGGGGATGA
- a CDS encoding ABC transporter ATP-binding protein produces the protein MNVVVEAQDLVKDYNGFRAVNGVSFSVAQGEIFGLLGPNGAGKTTTILMLLGMTEPTSGVVRICGYDPTKEPLKVKRITGYLPENVGFYEDLTAKENLLYLAKLNGIKEDVALKKIDEVLATVGLLDVRDKLVGTYSKGMRQRLGLASVLIKDPKLVILDEPTTGIDPEGTEQVLDLIRRMSREMGVSILLSSHLLYQVQQVCDRVGIMFKGKMVAQGSIEDIGRQVLGEREGVMKLTYSFINEEALKKLDGIEGITEKRIANNTIIVKFDETRKLDIVREVVMRGFLPIEVKGKEYSLEEIYIRYFREG, from the coding sequence ATGAATGTCGTGGTCGAAGCCCAGGATCTGGTAAAGGATTACAATGGTTTTAGAGCCGTTAATGGCGTAAGCTTTAGCGTAGCTCAAGGCGAGATCTTTGGGTTATTGGGACCTAACGGTGCCGGAAAGACGACGACCATACTTATGCTTTTGGGGATGACTGAGCCGACATCTGGGGTCGTTCGCATTTGTGGATATGACCCAACCAAGGAACCCCTAAAAGTGAAGAGAATTACGGGTTATTTGCCGGAAAACGTTGGTTTTTACGAGGATTTGACGGCCAAAGAAAACCTACTCTATCTAGCTAAACTTAACGGTATTAAGGAGGACGTGGCACTCAAGAAGATCGATGAGGTTTTGGCCACGGTAGGTCTTTTGGATGTAAGAGACAAATTGGTGGGCACCTATTCTAAGGGGATGAGACAAAGGCTTGGATTAGCCTCTGTCTTGATAAAAGATCCAAAGCTTGTGATCTTGGACGAACCTACGACTGGCATAGACCCCGAAGGCACGGAACAGGTGCTGGATCTTATACGTAGGATGAGCAGGGAGATGGGCGTAAGCATTTTGCTGAGCTCCCATCTCCTTTATCAAGTCCAGCAGGTCTGCGATCGAGTGGGAATAATGTTCAAGGGCAAGATGGTAGCTCAAGGAAGCATAGAAGATATCGGAAGACAGGTCTTGGGCGAACGAGAGGGCGTTATGAAGTTGACATATAGTTTCATTAATGAAGAAGCATTAAAGAAGCTCGATGGAATAGAAGGCATAACAGAAAAAAGAATCGCAAACAACACTATAATTGTGAAGTTTGATGAAACTAGAAAGCTTGATATAGTCCGAGAAGTTGTCATGAGGGGATTTCTTCCTATAGAGGTTAAGGGTAAGGAGTACAGCCTGGAAGAAATTTACATTCGCTATTTCCGAGAGGGGTGA
- the mnhG gene encoding monovalent cation/H(+) antiporter subunit G, translating to MSGSTEFLIKLFLGIGLVFNVLGTIALYRFPDVYTRLHGTTKCTTFGSIFTSLSVLVYAISKYAMTGEARFMTFAIHVVVAIFALLITNPTGAHAIARAAHRSGVKPLGNIDRLAEKEAGEK from the coding sequence TTGAGCGGATCGACGGAGTTCCTTATTAAATTATTTTTGGGAATAGGATTGGTATTCAATGTGCTAGGTACCATTGCGTTGTATAGGTTCCCAGATGTATATACCCGTCTTCACGGAACGACAAAATGCACCACCTTTGGTTCTATATTTACGTCTCTATCAGTGCTGGTATATGCGATATCTAAATACGCAATGACAGGTGAAGCCAGGTTTATGACCTTTGCCATCCATGTAGTAGTTGCGATATTTGCACTTCTGATAACAAACCCTACAGGTGCGCATGCCATAGCGCGTGCAGCTCACAGGAGTGGAGTAAAACCTCTAGGTAATATTGATAGGTTGGCCGAGAAAGAGGCAGGTGAAAAATAG
- a CDS encoding monovalent cation/H+ antiporter complex subunit F, with protein MSTFVFAFLILSVSVFSMSVRLVMGPTVPDRVVALDTMNTFVVAMMIILGAVYDSIVMVDIAIVYAALSFVGTLFIARYIEGGF; from the coding sequence GTGAGTACGTTTGTATTTGCGTTCCTGATTCTAAGTGTTTCCGTTTTTTCCATGTCTGTTCGTTTGGTGATGGGGCCCACCGTTCCCGATAGGGTTGTAGCTTTGGATACCATGAATACCTTTGTTGTGGCGATGATGATAATTCTTGGAGCTGTATATGACTCCATCGTCATGGTAGATATAGCTATAGTGTATGCTGCCCTGTCCTTTGTTGGCACATTGTTCATCGCCCGTTATATCGAAGGGGGGTTTTAG
- a CDS encoding COG1470 family protein produces the protein MNMITNAQKFRSIFLMIFIVGLLFPLCAYDKAFAQQGSFIVHIPFTGIEMGTEDEVYIDVSFRNPTNTEMEVKLDLERDPKAKNWDVKFVSSQWGGFGVNRVRLDAGSGSENNENKEVNIKLHIKPGDNAHPGNYRFVVKASGGGTVREYPIYVYLKGGKVAVNAGAGKLIELESKYPVLEGAAGQPISFEIKVNNNSDKDTVVDFVTVAPSGWNSYITPRWETDKRVNSIKISANSSETLNFTVVPPIEAEKGEYPLEFHAKVGNSDTKLNLKVKVEGTYKLQIAPETRRLNFDMVAGKESQQIFYVWNEGSAPIENISFLVTSKPEDWEITFKPDKLGVLEPLAKTEKPETIQITFKAPERTIPGDYQVVLTAAGDQDKRTIELRATVKVPTTWGWIGVGVIVVVIALLFGIFAKLKRR, from the coding sequence ATGAATATGATAACTAATGCACAAAAATTTCGTTCTATATTTCTGATGATTTTTATAGTTGGTTTGTTATTTCCCTTATGTGCCTACGATAAGGCCTTTGCTCAGCAAGGGAGTTTTATTGTTCATATTCCGTTTACCGGTATAGAGATGGGCACGGAAGATGAGGTCTACATAGATGTCAGTTTTCGAAATCCAACTAACACCGAAATGGAAGTCAAGCTCGATCTGGAGCGCGACCCCAAAGCCAAAAACTGGGATGTCAAATTCGTTAGCTCTCAATGGGGCGGTTTTGGAGTTAACCGGGTCCGCTTGGACGCAGGAAGCGGAAGTGAAAATAACGAAAACAAAGAAGTCAACATAAAATTGCACATTAAACCAGGGGATAACGCACATCCCGGGAATTATAGGTTTGTGGTAAAGGCTTCAGGCGGTGGGACTGTGAGGGAATATCCGATCTATGTATATCTTAAGGGCGGTAAAGTAGCCGTAAATGCGGGGGCTGGGAAACTAATAGAGCTGGAGTCCAAATATCCTGTCCTGGAAGGCGCTGCCGGCCAACCTATTAGCTTTGAGATTAAGGTCAACAACAACTCCGACAAGGATACGGTGGTGGATTTTGTCACTGTAGCCCCATCTGGCTGGAATTCCTATATAACTCCGCGATGGGAGACCGATAAGCGAGTAAACTCGATAAAGATCAGTGCGAACTCGAGCGAGACCCTTAATTTCACTGTTGTTCCTCCCATAGAGGCAGAAAAGGGAGAGTATCCTCTAGAATTTCACGCTAAAGTTGGAAATAGCGATACAAAGTTGAACCTCAAGGTTAAAGTGGAGGGCACTTATAAGCTCCAAATTGCTCCTGAAACTAGAAGGCTTAACTTCGACATGGTGGCGGGCAAGGAAAGCCAACAGATATTTTATGTTTGGAATGAAGGTTCCGCTCCCATCGAAAATATATCCTTTTTGGTCACAAGCAAGCCTGAGGATTGGGAGATAACCTTTAAGCCCGACAAGCTGGGAGTGCTTGAGCCGCTGGCCAAGACGGAAAAACCTGAGACAATTCAGATCACCTTTAAAGCCCCCGAAAGGACTATCCCTGGCGACTATCAGGTAGTCCTTACCGCAGCTGGTGATCAGGACAAACGAACCATAGAGCTTAGGGCAACAGTTAAAGTGCCAACCACGTGGGGATGGATAGGCGTTGGCGTTATCGTAGTGGTAATAGCTTTGCTGTTTGGGATATTTGCTAAGCTGAAGAGGCGGTAA
- a CDS encoding Na+/H+ antiporter subunit E yields MVIFVASVVMYLLIVWSGGAIPLNELVIAVALGVVITLACRSWSPGLYRLTALRPDRWIKLIAFIFGPFLWGMTKANLDVAYRVITGKINPGIVRVQTSLKNSYAMTMLANSITLTPGTLTVDVDENNGTYYIHWINITKVEPTGEDIYGSFEEWAKRVVES; encoded by the coding sequence ATGGTTATTTTCGTAGCCTCAGTTGTCATGTATTTGCTTATTGTTTGGTCGGGCGGGGCAATTCCCCTAAACGAGTTGGTGATAGCAGTTGCTTTAGGTGTAGTAATCACTTTGGCTTGTCGTTCGTGGAGTCCGGGATTATACAGATTAACGGCTCTGCGGCCGGATCGATGGATTAAGCTAATCGCGTTTATTTTTGGCCCCTTTTTATGGGGAATGACGAAGGCAAATCTCGATGTGGCTTACAGAGTGATCACCGGAAAGATCAATCCAGGGATCGTACGCGTTCAAACCTCTTTGAAAAATTCTTACGCGATGACCATGTTGGCCAATTCCATAACATTGACTCCTGGCACTTTAACGGTCGATGTAGACGAAAACAACGGTACCTATTACATACACTGGATTAATATCACTAAAGTCGAGCCGACAGGCGAGGATATTTATGGCTCCTTTGAGGAGTGGGCAAAGAGGGTGGTTGAGTCGTGA
- a CDS encoding ABC transporter permease, with amino-acid sequence MNGLLPVFLKELTDQFGSRRFMLITLIIVITGLFSSYTASGALGEEQFLSEEYLFLNLFTSAGGGLPSFLFFISFFGPLLGIILGFDAINGERTRGTLSLILSQPVYRDVIINGKFLASIATVAIMIASIMVMIAGISIAKLGVVPNGQEVMRALLFFVACVLYVAFWTSLAILFSIVFEKSSTSALMSIALWIFLAFFVYMIAGVIADEVYPITQQSDPELLAKHESLRTMLLRFSPAVLLEEISIALLNPTVRVFGPMFESQLKGLILTPLSLGQSVLVIWPQFVALIAASIVCFAVSYLAFMRKEIRSV; translated from the coding sequence ATGAATGGTTTGCTGCCAGTGTTCCTCAAGGAATTAACGGATCAATTCGGAAGCAGGCGCTTTATGCTGATAACTTTAATAATTGTGATAACAGGATTGTTTTCTTCATACACAGCTTCGGGAGCGTTAGGCGAGGAGCAATTCTTAAGTGAGGAATATCTGTTTTTGAACTTGTTTACCTCGGCAGGGGGAGGTCTCCCTTCATTTCTATTTTTTATCAGTTTTTTTGGCCCTTTGCTGGGGATTATCCTTGGATTTGACGCCATTAATGGAGAGCGCACAAGAGGTACGTTGAGCCTAATACTTTCTCAACCAGTTTATCGTGATGTCATAATAAACGGGAAGTTTCTTGCCTCTATAGCCACCGTTGCCATAATGATAGCCAGCATCATGGTCATGATCGCAGGAATATCGATCGCAAAGCTTGGAGTGGTGCCTAATGGCCAAGAAGTGATGAGGGCTTTGCTGTTTTTTGTGGCTTGCGTTCTGTATGTGGCCTTTTGGACTAGCCTTGCGATTCTTTTTTCCATCGTTTTCGAAAAAAGCTCTACCTCTGCCTTGATGTCAATAGCCCTTTGGATATTCTTGGCCTTTTTCGTCTACATGATAGCGGGTGTCATAGCAGATGAGGTATATCCCATAACTCAGCAATCTGATCCTGAATTGTTAGCAAAACATGAAAGTTTGCGGACTATGTTGCTTAGATTTTCGCCGGCGGTATTGCTTGAGGAGATATCGATTGCCCTTTTGAATCCCACCGTTAGGGTATTTGGCCCGATGTTTGAAAGCCAGCTTAAAGGCCTGATCTTGACCCCACTTTCGCTTGGCCAAAGCGTATTGGTCATATGGCCTCAATTTGTTGCCCTGATTGCAGCATCTATAGTGTGCTTTGCCGTGTCATACCTGGCCTTTATGAGAAAAGAAATTAGGTCAGTCTAA
- the mbhE gene encoding hydrogen gas-evolving membrane-bound hydrogenase subunit E, which yields MKGPRVLFLIFFVVFAGIFCQGLLDIHPFGEPRDSSMDDYFIANAQSECAANNVVTSIVFDYRGFDTLGEAAVLLTAVMSVAALFRKEE from the coding sequence ATGAAAGGTCCTAGGGTGCTTTTTCTGATCTTTTTCGTGGTCTTCGCGGGGATCTTTTGCCAGGGATTGCTCGATATTCATCCCTTTGGAGAGCCCAGAGATTCCAGCATGGACGATTATTTCATAGCTAACGCTCAAAGCGAATGTGCAGCTAACAACGTAGTTACTTCAATAGTATTTGATTACCGTGGTTTCGACACATTGGGCGAAGCTGCTGTGCTGCTTACAGCAGTGATGTCCGTCGCTGCGCTCTTTCGAAAGGAGGAGTAG
- a CDS encoding Na(+)/H(+) antiporter subunit B, whose translation MMDAGHIFILLMIAVSGFFAIWFDNLLNAVISSCVMSLLISLEFYILQAPDVAIAEAAIGAGLSTAIYIMALRACNSLGWRRKGNDQDERS comes from the coding sequence ATGATGGACGCAGGTCATATTTTCATATTGCTGATGATTGCAGTGAGCGGGTTCTTTGCAATATGGTTCGATAATTTGCTGAATGCGGTAATATCCTCATGTGTGATGAGCCTCCTCATTTCCTTGGAGTTTTACATTCTCCAGGCACCGGATGTGGCTATAGCTGAGGCTGCTATTGGAGCCGGGTTGTCTACCGCCATATATATTATGGCTTTAAGGGCTTGCAACTCGCTTGGATGGCGCAGAAAGGGGAACGATCAAGATGAAAGGTCCTAG
- the smpB gene encoding SsrA-binding protein SmpB, which yields MDKKIIAQNRKARHDYFILETFEAGIVLTGTEIKSVREGRVNLKDGYAKIENGECWLYNVHISPYEKGTYYNHDPLRPRKLLLRKDEIRRLIGKTQQKGLTLIPLSIYIKDGKWAKVELALAQGKKIYDKRHAIAERDARIEMERARKVAKR from the coding sequence ATGGACAAAAAGATAATTGCCCAAAACAGAAAAGCTCGTCATGATTATTTTATATTAGAGACATTCGAAGCCGGCATCGTCCTTACTGGAACCGAAATTAAATCGGTACGGGAAGGGCGGGTTAATCTAAAAGATGGGTATGCCAAGATAGAAAATGGTGAATGCTGGTTATATAACGTCCATATATCACCTTATGAGAAAGGAACTTACTACAATCACGATCCTTTAAGGCCAAGGAAGTTGTTGCTTCGCAAAGATGAGATTCGAAGGCTTATCGGCAAAACACAACAGAAAGGCTTAACTCTCATACCGCTTTCGATATACATAAAAGACGGTAAATGGGCAAAGGTTGAACTGGCTTTGGCCCAGGGTAAAAAGATTTACGACAAACGTCATGCTATCGCTGAAAGAGATGCACGCATTGAAATGGAAAGGGCACGAAAGGTCGCAAAACGTTAA
- a CDS encoding MnhB domain-containing protein, with protein MKPMSIVVRTICNIFAWFVVVFGAYVIIHGHLSPGGGFQGGAIVATFVALLLVAHGGKRFMEWLRSDILTVFECVGLIAFIGIGFLGLRTTYLYNFLALKGGLFGSPVPLGPNAGVLNSAGTIAFANMAVGIEVVGGLSTIIVFMFLGMRHVIESRKGVKRND; from the coding sequence ATGAAGCCTATGTCGATAGTTGTAAGGACTATATGCAATATATTTGCCTGGTTTGTGGTTGTCTTCGGTGCCTACGTGATCATACACGGACATCTTTCCCCGGGAGGAGGATTCCAGGGCGGTGCCATTGTTGCGACCTTTGTCGCTCTTTTGCTCGTGGCCCACGGCGGGAAGCGTTTTATGGAATGGCTTAGGAGCGATATTTTAACGGTATTTGAGTGCGTTGGATTGATCGCCTTTATTGGGATCGGATTCTTGGGATTGCGCACCACATATTTGTACAATTTTTTGGCGCTGAAAGGTGGTCTATTTGGCAGTCCTGTACCCCTTGGACCAAATGCAGGTGTCCTGAACAGCGCGGGTACGATCGCCTTTGCAAACATGGCAGTAGGCATTGAAGTGGTCGGTGGGTTGTCCACGATAATTGTGTTCATGTTTTTGGGAATGCGCCACGTCATCGAAAGCCGCAAGGGGGTAAAGAGAAATGATTGA